GCTCGGCCTGGCCGATCAGCCCCTCGAGCTCGGCGATGCGCGCCTTGAGGTCGCCGCTGTGCTTGTCCAGTGCCAGCTGGCGCTGGTTGAGGTTCAGCTCCAGGCGGGTCAGCAGCAGCTTGAGGGCCGGGGTCATGAACTGGCCCGGGAAGGTTTCGGTGATCTCGCCACAGCGGCGCAGGCGATCGGCGAGTTCGACTTTCAAGCGTGCGCGCTCGAGCTTGCTGTTCTCGACCACGTTGTTGAGGTAGCCGATCACGATCAGTAGTGCGATGCCCGCCACGATAAGCAGGGTGATCAGAAGTGGTGTCACCGTTAACGCCTCATGAAGAAGTTTTGCATCTGGTAAAGAGTGTAGTGAGTTCACCCGGGGGCGAACAGTGCAGCCCGGCGGAACCCGCGCGCTCGCGCCTTGCTTCTATGTCGGCAGGGCTACGCGAATCTACAGTTGATGGCACATGGCTATGAGCTTGCCGAGGCCGTGTCAGAAAATCAACGCCAAACCCCGGACACATCCTGCACCACCCCCTGTGGCAACGGGAAGTCATTGATTTAAATAAATTTCTACAAAGGGGTTGACGACCCTGCAAGGCATCCATAGAATGCGCGCCACTTGCAGCGTAAAGCGCACAGCGAAACGCGGCAGGGAGTGAAAGCAAGCAGTACTTTAAACAGGTAATGCGAGCAGCGTGTCCCCTTCGTCTAGTGGCCTAGGACACCGCCCTTTCACGGCGGTAACAGGGGTTCGAGTCCCCTAGGGGACGCCATATTGCGGGAATAGCTCAGTTGGTAGAGCACGACCTTGCCAAGGTCGGGGTCGCGAGTTCGAGTCTCGTTTCCCGCTCCAGTTTCTCCGGCACTGCTTCGCGGCAGGGCAGGAAAAGAAAATCCAGTCTGAATCGTGAGGTTCATGTGCTGGTACGCTGCAAAGCGTCGGCTTAGTCCCCTTCGTCTAGTGGCCTAGGACACCGCCCTTTCACGGCGGTAACAGGGGTTCGAGTCCCCTAGGGGACGCCATATTGCGGGAATAGCTCAGTTGGTAGAGCACGACCTTGCCAAGGTCGGGGTCGCGAGTTCGAGTCTCGTTTCCCGCTCCAGTTTCAAGGCATCGTTTCAGGCGGTGCCGGTGGTGAAGGTCTTCAAGGCGCTTCACGCCACAGGTAGCAACGCTTCACCCTGCGGGAATAGCTCAGTTGGTAGAGCACGACCTTGCCAAGGTCGGGGTCGCGAGTTCGAGTCTCGTTTCCCGCTCCAAATCGAAAACGCCACTTCATTGAAGTGGCGTTTTTTTTTGCTTCGGTTTTGCCGGCGGCGGCGAGAGGGCGGGGCCAGGCCCGCCCGCCTGGCCTCAGTGCTGGGTACCGGCGCCCGGCTGGGTCAGCAGCTGCTTTTCCAGGTTCCAGTCGAACGGCTCGTCGTTTTGCTCTGCTTCGTAGCGCCGCTCTTCCAGGGTCTGGTACAGGTCCAGTTCCTCGTCCGGCATGAAGTGCAGGCAGTCGCCGCCGAAGAACCACAGCAGGTCACGCGGGACCAGGTGGGCGATCTGTGGGTAGCGCTGGATCACCTGGCAGATCAGGTCCTGACCCAGGTACTGGCTTTGCAGCGGGTCTTGCGGCAGCAGGGTCAGCAGCTCGTCGAAGCGCTCGAGGAACAGGGCGTGGCTTTCCTCCGGTACCTGTTCGGCTTCACCCAGCGCGGCCAGGATGGTGCGCAGGTGATGCAGCAGCTGCAGGTGGTAGTCCAGGTGGGGATTGGCCATGGGGCGCTCCTCGGGATGGTTGAAACGGGCGCGGAGTATACGCCGGTTTTACCTGGGCTGGCAGCGCCGCCGGCGATGCCGGCCCGCTGCCACCCCTCAGGACCTGCCCCGATCATCAGCGAATGATGCCTTGCGCGCCAGCCAGTTGCGCCTTGTCGAACGCGTCGACATCGATCACCACGCGGCGTGCCCGCTCGGCGGCGTGCAGGCGTTGGCCCTCATCGGCCTGCAACACGCCGGCGGCCACCGCCGCGTCGATCGGCGATTGTCCCGCTGCTACGCGCACCTTGCCTTCCTTGATCGCCTGATGCAGCACCTTGTGCAGCGATGCCGCGTCGTCCAGCAGATCGCTGGCCCGTTGCAGTGCCGCCACCGGGTCGCCGTCGGCCTGTGGGCGGAAGCAGCCGGTGAGCAGTTCTTCCAGCGCCGGGTCGCCCTGGCGTCGGCCGATCAGCTCGGCGACCTCGGCATCCAGGGCGTCGCTCGGGCCGGTGTGGCGGCGCCCGAACGGGAACACCAGCACACGCAGGGCGCAGCCGATGAAGCGGTTGGGGAAGTTGTCGAGCAGCGTGGCGAGGGCGTTCTCTGCCTGGCCCAGGCTTTCCTCCAGCGCCCAGCGCAGCAGCGGGCGCATGTGCTCCGGCGAGCCGAGGTCGTGGTAGCGCTTGAGCGCCGCGCTGGCCAGGTACAGGTAGCTGAGCACGTCGCCCAGGCGTGCGCTCAGGCGCTCGCGGCGCTTGAGCGCGCCGCCCAGCAGCATCATCGACAGGTCGGCCAGCAGGGCGAAGGCCGCCGCCTGGCGGTTAAGGGCGCGGAAATAGCCCTGGCTCAGGGCATCGCCGGGTACCTTCTCGAAATGCCCCAGGCCCAGGCCTAGCACCAAGGTGCTGGCGGCATTGCCGGCGGCGAACAGGATGTGCTGCAGCAACAGGTCGTCGAACTCCTTGAGCGCCTGGTCGCGGTCCTCGCGCCCAGCCAGGGCCATTTCCTTGAGCACGAACGGGTGGCAGCGGATCGCGCCCTGGCCGAAGATCATCAGGTTGCGCGAGAGGATGTTCGCGCCCTCGACGGTGATGAAGATCGGCGCCCCTTGC
The window above is part of the Pseudomonas muyukensis genome. Proteins encoded here:
- a CDS encoding PA2817 family protein, yielding MANPHLDYHLQLLHHLRTILAALGEAEQVPEESHALFLERFDELLTLLPQDPLQSQYLGQDLICQVIQRYPQIAHLVPRDLLWFFGGDCLHFMPDEELDLYQTLEERRYEAEQNDEPFDWNLEKQLLTQPGAGTQH